One Kiloniellales bacterium genomic window, CTGGTCGCGATGTTCTCCGAGCGGGAGAGCCATGCCGTCTACTTCCTGCAGGAGCAGGAGATGAGCCGCCTCGACGCGGTCAACTACATCAGCCACGGCATCGCTAAGGTCCAGGGCCAGACCCAGGAGCGCACCGTTCACGGCGCCGACGAGGACGTGGCGGCCGAGAACGTCGTGCGCCGGGGCCACGAGGCGCTGGACTCCTACTGTGTTGATCTGAACAAGAAGGCGCGGGACGGGAAGGTTGATCCGCTGATCGGTCGAGAGCTTGAGATCGAGCGTACGATCCAGGTTCTGTGCCGTCGGACGAAGAACAACCCG contains:
- a CDS encoding Clp protease N-terminal domain-containing protein; translation: MLSSNLEQTLHRALAAANERRHEYATLEHLMLALTEDPDAVAVLRACGVELDRLRSDLLDYIDNELSNLITAQPGDAKPTAGFQRVLQRAAIHVQSSGREEVTGANVLVAMFSERESHAVYFLQEQEMSRLDAVNYISHGIAKVQGQTQERTVHGADEDVAAENVVRRGHEALDSYCVDLNKKARDGKVDPLIGRELEIERTIQVLCRRTKNNP